The Amaranthus tricolor cultivar Red isolate AtriRed21 chromosome 6, ASM2621246v1, whole genome shotgun sequence genome has a segment encoding these proteins:
- the LOC130814564 gene encoding uncharacterized protein LOC130814564, which yields MTGEAVNPKAYPLADAQLTITIMDLVQQAANYKQLKKGANEATKTLNRGIAEFVVMAADTEPLEILLHLPLLAEDKNVPYVFVPSKQALGRACGVTRPVIACSVTSNEGSQLKTQIQQLKDAIEKLLI from the exons ATG ACAGGGGAAGCCGTGAATCCAAAAGCATACCCATTGGCAGATGCTCAATTAACAATTACAATTATGGACCTTGTTCAACAAGCTGCTAATTACAAGCAACTTAAAAAGGGCGCTAATGAAG CAACAAAAACTCTGAATAGAGGTATTGCTGAGTTTGTAGTTATGGCTGCTGACACTGAGCCTTTGGAAATTCTTCTGCATCTTCCTTTACTTGCTGAAGACAAG AATGTTCCATATGTTTTTGTGCCCTCAAAGCAAGCCCTTGGCCGTGCATGTGGTGTAACTAGGCCAGTGATTGCTTGTTCTGTTACCTCTAATGAAGGAAGTCAATTGAAAACGCAGATCCAACAACTCAAG GACGCTATTGAGAAACTATTGATTTGA